A part of Limihaloglobus sulfuriphilus genomic DNA contains:
- the mcrC gene encoding 5-methylcytosine-specific restriction endonuclease system specificity protein McrC — MAGHNDLTKIPVLNLYYLLSYAWDKLEEAQQTDVSQSDHQDSLSLFARILCSGTERLLKRGLDRGYTEHKELVNRIRGSVDFAASISRTFMKMPRLVCDFDEFERDILHNRILKTTIRNLLFCEGLDRAYHNELRLLHGRLSGITEIALTKRSFSMVKLNRNNWYYDFLMKVCELIFECLTPSENAGRYKYQDFVRNHSKMAQLFEAFVLNFYKKEQNTYSVKGETIEWDITENARPESLAVLPRMNTDISLESDKHKIIIDTKFYHDTLSQNYGKELAKSSNLYQIFAYLMNDTHPNNEGILLYPETSAAADYSWCIKGRRISVRTINLNRPWPVIHEDLLGIIGLA; from the coding sequence ATGGCCGGGCACAATGACCTGACAAAGATACCGGTCCTGAACCTCTACTACCTGCTAAGCTACGCATGGGATAAGCTCGAAGAGGCACAGCAGACCGATGTGTCGCAGAGCGATCATCAGGACAGCCTTTCGCTGTTTGCGCGTATCCTGTGCAGCGGCACCGAGAGACTGCTCAAACGCGGGCTTGACAGGGGTTATACAGAGCACAAAGAGCTTGTAAACCGAATCCGCGGCAGTGTGGATTTTGCCGCGTCCATCAGCAGGACGTTTATGAAGATGCCGCGGCTGGTCTGCGATTTCGATGAATTTGAACGGGATATACTGCACAACCGGATACTAAAAACGACGATCCGCAACCTGTTGTTCTGTGAAGGCCTGGACAGGGCATACCACAATGAGCTGCGCCTGCTGCACGGCAGGCTGAGCGGCATAACGGAAATCGCACTGACAAAGCGGTCATTCTCAATGGTAAAGCTCAACCGAAACAACTGGTACTATGACTTTTTGATGAAGGTCTGCGAGCTGATTTTTGAATGCCTTACACCGAGCGAGAATGCCGGCAGGTATAAATACCAGGATTTCGTGCGAAACCACAGCAAAATGGCACAGCTCTTTGAGGCGTTTGTGCTTAACTTCTACAAAAAAGAACAGAATACATACTCTGTTAAAGGGGAAACCATTGAATGGGATATCACAGAAAACGCAAGGCCGGAGTCTCTCGCTGTTCTGCCCAGGATGAATACCGATATTTCACTGGAGTCTGACAAACACAAAATCATAATTGATACAAAATTCTACCACGATACTTTATCGCAGAATTACGGCAAGGAACTTGCCAAATCGAGCAACCTCTACCAGATATTCGCATATTTGATGAATGACACGCACCCGAACAACGAGGGGATACTGCTCTATCCTGAGACATCAGCCGCCGCGGATTACAGCTGGTGTATAAAGGGGCGGCGAATTTCGGTCAGGACGATAAACCTCAACCGGCCTTGGCCGGTGATACACGAGGATTTGCTGGGGATTATAGGGTTGGCATAG
- the dgt gene encoding dGTP triphosphohydrolase: protein MNLKTLYEHLGVTREKSRGREYPVKDHPYRCAFDRDRDRIIHASSFRRLEGKTQVFSPGIDDNFRTRLTHTIEVAQIGRTIAHVMGLNESLTEAICLAHDLGHSPFGHCGESILNELMSGFGGFEHNRQSLRQIELLEHPYPEYMGLNLMYETRLGLGRHHSTYDLAMDARFPEKHCSLEGQITNCADRIAYNCHDLEDGMRSRIIRLDQVKDMDLVKMASDTLKVNFSGDSFVKSSRIVKTMLDFLVGDLIETTYKNIENFNIKTLEDVYYAQEDVVGLSAATDSRLRDIEHFLMENLYMTSSMKTAVGEARECLEYIFARLVKEPELMPKYYRGFIERDGLHRAVCDYISGMTDKFCLQYYNKLKNNSF from the coding sequence GTGAATCTGAAAACCTTGTATGAACATCTTGGAGTTACCCGGGAAAAGAGCCGGGGCCGTGAGTACCCTGTTAAGGATCACCCGTACCGCTGCGCGTTCGACCGTGACCGTGACCGGATTATTCATGCCAGCTCGTTCCGCCGCCTTGAGGGCAAGACTCAGGTTTTCAGCCCGGGTATTGACGATAACTTCCGCACAAGACTGACTCATACCATTGAAGTCGCCCAAATCGGCCGCACTATCGCCCATGTTATGGGGCTCAACGAATCACTTACCGAGGCGATTTGCCTGGCTCATGATTTAGGGCACAGCCCGTTCGGCCATTGCGGCGAATCGATACTTAACGAGCTGATGAGCGGGTTCGGCGGTTTCGAACATAACCGCCAGTCCCTTCGGCAGATAGAACTTCTTGAACATCCGTATCCCGAATATATGGGCCTGAATCTGATGTATGAGACGCGGCTGGGGCTTGGCAGGCACCATTCAACGTATGATCTGGCGATGGATGCCCGTTTCCCGGAGAAACATTGCTCGCTTGAGGGGCAGATAACCAACTGCGCCGACCGTATCGCTTACAACTGTCACGATCTTGAAGATGGGATGCGTTCCCGAATAATAAGACTTGACCAGGTAAAGGATATGGATCTTGTAAAAATGGCCTCGGATACACTTAAGGTGAATTTTTCAGGAGATTCTTTTGTCAAAAGCAGCCGTATCGTCAAAACCATGCTGGATTTTCTTGTGGGTGACCTTATTGAAACCACTTATAAGAACATCGAAAATTTCAATATAAAAACGCTTGAGGATGTATATTATGCCCAAGAGGATGTGGTTGGCCTTTCGGCGGCGACTGACAGCCGGTTGAGGGACATCGAGCATTTTCTCATGGAAAACCTTTATATGACCTCAAGCATGAAGACCGCCGTCGGCGAGGCCCGCGAGTGCCTGGAGTACATCTTTGCTCGGCTGGTAAAAGAGCCGGAGCTGATGCCGAAGTATTATCGCGGTTTTATCGAAAGAGACGGGCTGCACAGGGCGGTTTGTGATTATATAAGCGGAATGACGGATAAATTCTGTCTGCAATACTACAATAAATTAAAAAATAATTCATTTTAG
- a CDS encoding phosphatidylglycerophosphatase A: MKRIFTSCFGLGFMPVASGTWGSLLPVVVFMAMGTFAAPAAAITAVLLLSGIFFSFICVRYGTQVADEMQLKDPGEIVADEYAGQALTLILAVLFGGYTAGEPVCLMAGAAFLLFRLFDIVKPWPIRSLEKYPGGWGVLLDDLLAGVYAGVVYIIVAKTGIIERLDCLTCSGSASGGLTVDMAVVLGIVQGLTEFLPVSSSGHLVVFEDLFAGLDPDTAEMLLFDLSIHVGTVIAVIAVFYKDIIKLVTGFFNWKDTGFKPLALYRENDNVHFAAAMIVTIITTFIFYKIFEEPLDSARKVKVVVVMWLVTAALLFITDLKKDTTKTLRQIGLFSAAIIGAAQAAAILPGISRSGATICAAILLGLKRDKAVEYSFFVAIPVILGASVLEFIDKYDLISGSHISPLIFAAGMAASFLTGIAALKLLINLSRQRRLKWFSIYLFIVAALVFYFEIM; the protein is encoded by the coding sequence TTGAAAAGAATATTTACTTCCTGTTTTGGTCTGGGGTTTATGCCCGTCGCCTCCGGTACCTGGGGTTCTCTGCTTCCGGTAGTTGTTTTTATGGCAATGGGAACATTCGCCGCACCGGCGGCTGCGATAACAGCGGTTTTACTGCTGAGCGGCATTTTCTTTTCGTTTATTTGCGTTAGATACGGTACCCAGGTTGCCGACGAAATGCAGCTCAAGGACCCCGGCGAGATTGTCGCCGATGAATACGCCGGCCAGGCGTTAACGCTGATATTGGCGGTTCTCTTTGGCGGATATACTGCCGGCGAGCCTGTTTGCCTGATGGCGGGGGCTGCCTTTTTGCTGTTTCGGCTGTTTGATATCGTAAAACCCTGGCCAATAAGGAGTTTAGAGAAATATCCCGGCGGCTGGGGGGTGCTTTTAGATGACCTTCTGGCGGGTGTTTATGCCGGAGTTGTTTATATCATCGTGGCAAAAACCGGCATCATTGAGCGTCTGGACTGTTTAACCTGTTCGGGCTCTGCCTCCGGGGGGCTGACAGTGGATATGGCGGTCGTGCTGGGCATCGTTCAGGGGTTGACGGAATTTCTGCCGGTCTCGTCTTCGGGGCATCTGGTGGTTTTTGAGGATCTTTTTGCAGGCCTCGATCCTGATACGGCAGAGATGCTGCTGTTTGACCTCTCGATTCATGTTGGAACTGTAATTGCAGTTATAGCTGTTTTTTATAAAGATATAATCAAGCTGGTTACCGGTTTTTTCAACTGGAAAGATACAGGTTTTAAGCCGCTTGCTCTGTACCGTGAGAACGACAATGTGCATTTCGCCGCGGCGATGATTGTTACCATTATAACTACATTTATCTTTTACAAGATTTTTGAGGAGCCTCTGGACTCTGCCAGAAAGGTAAAGGTTGTCGTCGTTATGTGGCTGGTTACCGCGGCTTTGCTGTTTATAACCGACTTAAAGAAGGATACTACAAAAACTCTGCGGCAAATAGGTTTGTTTAGCGCTGCCATTATCGGTGCCGCCCAGGCCGCGGCGATTCTGCCGGGGATATCCCGCAGCGGTGCAACTATCTGCGCGGCGATATTACTGGGGCTAAAGCGTGATAAGGCTGTTGAATACAGCTTTTTCGTGGCGATACCGGTGATACTCGGGGCATCAGTGTTAGAGTTTATTGATAAGTACGATTTAATCAGCGGCAGCCATATTTCTCCGCTGATCTTCGCCGCTGGAATGGCCGCCTCGTTTCTAACCGGAATTGCGGCTCTTAAACTGCTTATCAATCTGAGCAGGCAGCGGCGGCTGAAATGGTTCAGCATTTATTTATTTATCGTGGCGGCTCTTGTATTTTACTTTGAGATAATGTAG
- a CDS encoding ABC transporter ATP-binding protein codes for MLKRFIKYYLPHKRLLAAAMGAAVLSSLCSIMIPVLTRHLLSEYLPSEGGRANIKGMSWVLAAMFALVFFSAVLNYIRVRWGHVLGVRMEFDMREDIFRHIQKLSFTYFDKVKTGHIMSRISNDLNMIAEIAHHAPEDILISACMITGSFIAMFIFCWQLALVALVPLVCIVSWGIYYGGPMRQGFRKVRRKIADINSSVENSVMGIREVKAFANEDEEIDKFRQVNTSFRLAKERMYLIMANFFTVMNMMIESYFLVIVGAGAIMIGKGIINVADLVAFLLYVHFILKPLQRLVNFTEQLQQGSACFERFIEVMDIEPDIVDRPGAVCPGNVKGYIKISNLNFRYEKSPDLVIRDINMEIPAGQSVAIVGESGAGKSTIVSLVPRFYEPLSGEITIDGYNIMDLQQRFLREKIGLVQQSPFLFDTTVRENIMYGNPDADERLLYEAAKKANIYDFIMSLPEGFDSMVGERGVMLSGGQKQRISIARVFLKDPPILIFDEATSSLDSESESLIQKSMELLSKGRTTIIIAHRLSTVKNVDKIYVMRYGRIIEQGSHEELIEKDGYYKSLYMMNIF; via the coding sequence ATGCTCAAGAGATTCATCAAATATTACCTTCCACATAAGCGGCTTCTGGCAGCGGCTATGGGTGCGGCTGTCCTTTCGTCGCTTTGTTCGATTATGATACCGGTGCTTACCCGCCATCTGCTCAGTGAGTATCTGCCCTCCGAGGGGGGGCGGGCGAACATTAAAGGCATGAGCTGGGTTCTGGCGGCGATGTTCGCTCTGGTTTTTTTCTCCGCGGTTTTGAATTATATTCGGGTTCGCTGGGGGCATGTCCTTGGTGTCCGGATGGAATTTGACATGCGGGAGGATATCTTCAGGCATATCCAGAAGCTGAGCTTTACATACTTCGACAAGGTCAAAACCGGCCATATTATGAGCCGCATATCAAACGACCTGAATATGATAGCCGAAATAGCCCACCACGCCCCGGAGGATATACTCATATCTGCCTGCATGATAACCGGCTCGTTTATTGCTATGTTTATCTTTTGCTGGCAGTTGGCTTTAGTGGCTTTGGTGCCGCTGGTGTGCATTGTTTCCTGGGGCATATACTACGGCGGGCCGATGCGGCAGGGATTCCGCAAGGTAAGGCGAAAAATCGCCGATATAAACAGCTCTGTCGAGAATTCCGTGATGGGGATACGCGAGGTTAAGGCATTTGCGAACGAAGATGAAGAGATCGACAAGTTCCGCCAGGTCAATACCAGTTTTCGGCTGGCAAAGGAGCGGATGTATCTTATCATGGCGAATTTCTTTACCGTCATGAACATGATGATCGAGAGCTATTTTCTGGTAATAGTAGGTGCCGGGGCGATTATGATAGGCAAAGGAATTATAAACGTAGCCGATCTTGTCGCGTTTCTTCTTTATGTGCATTTTATACTCAAGCCTCTGCAAAGGCTTGTGAATTTTACTGAACAGCTCCAGCAGGGCAGCGCATGTTTTGAGAGGTTTATTGAGGTGATGGATATCGAGCCGGATATCGTTGACAGACCCGGAGCTGTATGTCCAGGAAATGTTAAAGGTTACATAAAGATAAGCAATCTGAATTTCCGTTATGAGAAGTCACCGGATCTTGTGATAAGAGATATAAATATGGAGATACCTGCAGGGCAAAGCGTAGCTATTGTGGGCGAATCAGGTGCCGGCAAATCTACGATAGTATCGCTTGTGCCGAGGTTTTATGAGCCGCTCTCGGGAGAGATTACGATAGACGGCTATAATATCATGGACTTACAGCAGCGGTTTTTGCGTGAGAAGATAGGTCTGGTGCAGCAAAGCCCGTTTCTCTTTGATACTACGGTGCGTGAGAATATTATGTACGGCAATCCCGACGCCGACGAGAGGCTGCTCTATGAAGCGGCTAAAAAAGCTAATATCTACGATTTCATCATGTCGCTGCCGGAGGGTTTCGATTCCATGGTGGGCGAGAGGGGAGTTATGCTCTCGGGCGGACAGAAGCAGCGGATCTCCATAGCACGTGTCTTTCTCAAGGACCCGCCGATACTTATCTTTGATGAGGCTACCAGCTCGCTTGATTCAGAGTCCGAGTCGCTGATTCAGAAATCAATGGAGCTGTTGAGTAAAGGCCGCACGACAATAATTATTGCGCACAGGCTTTCAACTGTGAAAAATGTTGATAAAATATACGTGATGCGGTACGGCAGAATCATAGAACAGGGCTCGCATGAGGAGCTGATCGAAAAGGACGGCTATTACAAGAGTCTGTATATGATGAATATTTTTTGA
- a CDS encoding DJ-1 family glyoxalase III, protein MSKSVLVPISDGVEELEAVTIIDVLRRCGADVTVAGVGSVSVIASRGVKLSADVSIHGCLAQSYDLIALPGGLPGAEHLRDCPELIEMLKSQDAAGRLYAAICASPAVVLEHHGLLEGKRATCYPAMLDKLGDKGVDEPVVEDDNCITSQGPGTAMVFAMALAARLYGKEEADKAAKALLFDKR, encoded by the coding sequence ATGAGTAAAAGTGTACTTGTACCGATATCGGACGGCGTTGAGGAGCTCGAAGCCGTTACGATTATAGACGTTTTGCGTCGCTGCGGCGCTGATGTGACGGTTGCCGGCGTCGGCAGTGTCAGTGTGATTGCCAGCCGCGGGGTGAAATTATCAGCGGATGTATCGATCCACGGCTGTCTTGCACAGAGTTATGATTTGATTGCCCTGCCGGGAGGTTTGCCCGGCGCAGAGCACCTGCGTGACTGCCCCGAGCTGATAGAAATGCTCAAGTCACAGGACGCCGCCGGCAGACTCTACGCGGCTATTTGCGCTTCTCCGGCTGTAGTTCTCGAGCATCACGGGCTTCTGGAAGGCAAACGGGCTACCTGTTATCCGGCAATGCTGGATAAACTCGGCGATAAAGGCGTTGATGAGCCGGTAGTTGAGGACGATAACTGCATTACCAGCCAGGGACCCGGTACTGCGATGGTCTTTGCGATGGCGCTGGCTGCCAGACTTTACGGAAAAGAAGAAGCGGATAAAGCGGCCAAAGCTCTGCTGTTTGATAAACGATAA
- a CDS encoding MipA/OmpV family protein, whose amino-acid sequence MKKIIILMLSAVCLAGASAQERNGESRDMLALGGGVMLRQDPYIGSEIETDPIPFINFVEGNLYVYGPVFGYRLYECPDWIFDAAGQFRFPVHNGSKDILLDGMNERHATVDLGARLTRRLEWFDLKLGVLADVLNNHKGYEINLEASKRYNFEWLNLTPALGALYHDDNFNEFYYGVRPAEARPTRSVYYSGDAVNWYAQLMANFMITENWTFTASVRYEWLPDEVTNSPIVGRDYQVSTIAGVYYKF is encoded by the coding sequence GTGAAAAAAATCATAATTCTCATGTTGTCGGCTGTTTGTTTGGCCGGGGCTTCGGCCCAGGAAAGAAACGGGGAATCAAGAGATATGCTGGCTCTTGGCGGCGGTGTTATGCTGCGTCAGGATCCCTATATCGGCTCCGAAATTGAAACTGACCCGATACCCTTTATAAACTTTGTAGAGGGTAATTTGTATGTTTACGGCCCGGTATTCGGCTACCGGCTTTATGAGTGCCCGGACTGGATTTTTGACGCTGCCGGCCAGTTCAGGTTCCCCGTGCACAACGGTTCAAAAGACATACTTCTTGACGGCATGAATGAAAGGCACGCCACGGTTGACCTCGGTGCCCGGCTTACTCGCAGGCTGGAATGGTTTGACCTCAAACTCGGCGTTCTGGCGGATGTATTGAATAACCATAAAGGCTATGAAATCAATTTAGAAGCATCAAAACGGTATAATTTTGAATGGCTCAATCTTACCCCTGCCCTCGGGGCCCTGTACCACGATGATAATTTCAACGAATTTTACTACGGTGTCAGGCCTGCTGAGGCGAGGCCGACGAGGTCGGTATATTATTCCGGAGATGCCGTAAACTGGTACGCTCAGCTGATGGCCAACTTCATGATTACTGAAAACTGGACTTTCACAGCTTCCGTGCGGTATGAATGGCTTCCTGATGAAGTTACAAACAGCCCCATTGTCGGCAGAGATTATCAGGTGAGCACAATTGCGGGGGTATATTACAAGTTTTAG
- a CDS encoding MipA/OmpV family protein: MADVLNNHKGYEINLEASKRYNFEWLNLTPALGALYHDDNFNEFYYGVRPAEARPTRSVYYSGDAVNWYAQLMANFMITENWTFTASVRYEWLPDEVTNSPIVGRDYQVSTIAGVYYKF, encoded by the coding sequence CTGGCGGATGTATTGAATAATCATAAAGGCTATGAAATCAACTTAGAAGCATCAAAACGGTATAATTTTGAATGGCTCAATCTTACCCCTGCCCTCGGGGCCCTGTACCACGATGATAATTTCAACGAATTTTACTACGGTGTCAGGCCTGCTGAGGCGAGGCCGACGAGGTCGGTATATTATTCCGGAGATGCCGTAAACTGGTACGCTCAGCTGATGGCCAACTTCATGATTACTGAAAACTGGACTTTCACAGCTTCCGTGCGGTATGAATGGCTTCCTGATGAAGTTACAAACAGCCCCATTGTCGGCAGAGATTATCAGGTGAGCACAATTGCGGGGGTATATTACAAGTTTTAG
- a CDS encoding RHS repeat protein translates to MPATDRLYDNLGKLTGEASSSYTSDYLGNPTNAADDGLFYGLDAENRVVDVDDSYGDIAGYSYDMLGRRIKKTVGSLTTWFVYDKMGNVISEYEQIGTGSINWARDYVYGAGGEAVYMQMPPDSYTTVYEWFADFADAWLCSPDCSLEELAAWDTNNDDEIDSDDLVEWVPVIADEVFYSQRSYLLTDSRGSVIAKTNDVGGIDEIIYDAWGNASVAQGVDLQGLSVLWNGYYLDYETGNYYLRNRYYSPVERSFITEDPHGVNPDGNWNNFFAPLNQYRDGFSLAAFAQHDPVNGRDDWGLEAQYALGAKISDIFFTRAITPGMFGFINRFFRKDEYMLVDSELEIMNNNYDIRESINNFYRSQVRGIRGKAVFDENRVSGKWKMLSDGIKDIFTSGWWLGGAHWVSSKGSFDYCRGGNGNIYLSNVQVSWWWHDDIDAHNFKEALQEYYQSSKDREKLDNSLAIIGLAVEVLADIRMDKIHDSDFRVKVNWMEPRNKIKILE, encoded by the coding sequence TTGCCCGCTACGGACAGGCTCTATGATAACCTTGGCAAGCTCACCGGCGAGGCAAGCTCATCCTATACCAGCGATTACCTCGGCAACCCGACCAATGCCGCCGATGACGGGCTTTTCTACGGCCTTGACGCTGAAAACAGGGTGGTTGACGTAGATGATTCTTACGGCGATATTGCAGGTTACTCCTATGACATGCTCGGCAGGCGGATAAAGAAAACCGTCGGCTCGTTGACAACCTGGTTTGTCTATGATAAAATGGGCAACGTGATATCAGAGTATGAACAGATTGGAACTGGAAGTATAAACTGGGCTCGTGACTACGTTTACGGAGCCGGTGGAGAGGCGGTATATATGCAGATGCCGCCGGACTCATATACTACCGTCTATGAGTGGTTCGCCGATTTCGCCGATGCGTGGCTCTGCTCTCCAGACTGCTCTTTAGAAGAGCTTGCCGCGTGGGATACCAACAATGACGATGAGATAGATTCCGACGACCTTGTTGAGTGGGTTCCTGTAATAGCAGATGAAGTTTTTTACTCCCAGCGGTCATATCTCTTGACCGATTCCCGCGGCTCTGTGATAGCCAAGACAAACGACGTAGGCGGAATAGATGAGATAATCTATGATGCCTGGGGCAATGCTTCAGTAGCCCAGGGCGTTGACCTGCAAGGCTTGAGCGTTTTGTGGAACGGTTATTATCTCGACTACGAAACCGGCAACTATTATCTAAGAAACAGGTATTATTCCCCTGTTGAAAGAAGTTTCATAACAGAAGACCCGCACGGTGTTAATCCTGATGGGAACTGGAATAACTTCTTTGCTCCTCTTAATCAGTATAGAGACGGCTTTTCTTTAGCCGCATTTGCTCAACATGACCCTGTGAATGGCAGGGATGATTGGGGGCTGGAAGCACAATATGCATTAGGAGCTAAAATATCAGATATATTTTTTACACGAGCAATAACTCCCGGCATGTTTGGGTTTATTAATCGCTTTTTCAGAAAAGATGAATATATGCTGGTTGATTCCGAACTTGAAATCATGAACAACAATTATGATATTAGAGAATCTATTAATAATTTTTACAGGTCTCAAGTTAGAGGAATAAGAGGAAAGGCTGTTTTTGATGAAAATAGAGTCAGTGGGAAATGGAAAATGCTTTCAGATGGTATAAAAGACATATTCACTTCTGGATGGTGGCTCGGCGGAGCTCACTGGGTTTCAAGTAAAGGTTCTTTTGATTATTGCCGTGGTGGTAATGGCAATATTTATTTGAGCAATGTTCAGGTCAGTTGGTGGTGGCACGACGATATCGACGCACATAATTTTAAAGAAGCCTTACAAGAGTATTATCAAAGCTCAAAGGATAGAGAAAAACTCGATAATAGTCTAGCGATTATTGGTTTGGCTGTGGAGGTCTTGGCTGACATCAGGATGGATAAAATACATGATTCAGATTTCAGGGTCAAGGTCAATTGGATGGAACCAAGGAATAAAATAAAAATTTTGGAGTAG
- a CDS encoding ISL3 family transposase: MILSKHLEFNTLVLFFFCDRTVLNCRLHPNYERCSNCKSRNTIHYGKRTRTFKMLPVGNTKVEMSVSIPRLHCNDCGSIRQPDLPFADPKKHYVRALKRYVIDLCRLASIRDVAQITGLSWDTVKDIHKEYLQKKYKSINLKTVRRIAIDEKYLGKKRKFITIVFDLDMGRVIHVGNGKGKDALKGFWKRLKTSKAKIKAVATDMASGYIFAVMDNLPKAELVLDHFHLVKWFNEKLTRLRRQMFNEADLIGKKILKGSRWLLLKCPENLKIHSQQNKDERYRLQQALELNQPLATAYYMKERLRLLFECASENNARTELYNWIKEAESSGIRILKEAARQLRIWRRLILNWYKYPISTGKVEAANRKIGTLQRNAYGYRDEEYLMLRIYHLHKSNYSLTG; encoded by the coding sequence ATCATACTTTCAAAACACCTGGAGTTCAACACATTAGTTCTTTTTTTTTTTTGCGACAGAACCGTTCTCAATTGCCGTCTGCACCCTAATTATGAGAGGTGCTCTAACTGCAAGTCTCGTAATACTATACACTACGGTAAGAGAACAAGAACTTTCAAGATGCTTCCTGTGGGCAACACAAAAGTTGAAATGTCAGTCAGCATTCCCCGTCTGCACTGCAATGATTGCGGCAGCATTCGCCAGCCCGATTTACCCTTTGCTGATCCTAAAAAGCATTACGTCAGGGCCTTAAAGCGTTACGTAATTGACCTGTGCAGGTTAGCTTCTATCCGCGATGTTGCACAGATAACGGGATTGAGCTGGGATACGGTTAAAGATATTCATAAAGAGTACTTACAGAAAAAGTACAAGTCGATAAACCTCAAAACAGTCCGCCGGATAGCGATCGATGAAAAGTACCTGGGCAAGAAACGTAAATTCATTACCATAGTATTTGATCTGGATATGGGCAGGGTAATACATGTTGGAAATGGTAAGGGCAAGGATGCTCTAAAGGGATTCTGGAAACGCCTGAAAACTTCAAAGGCCAAAATCAAGGCAGTCGCCACAGATATGGCCAGCGGGTATATTTTTGCTGTGATGGATAATCTACCCAAAGCAGAGCTTGTACTGGATCACTTCCATCTGGTTAAATGGTTCAATGAGAAGCTTACAAGACTGCGAAGGCAAATGTTTAATGAAGCTGATCTGATTGGCAAAAAAATCTTGAAGGGTTCAAGGTGGTTGTTGCTTAAATGTCCTGAAAATCTCAAGATACATTCACAACAGAATAAAGATGAACGCTATCGTTTACAGCAGGCTCTGGAGTTAAATCAGCCTCTTGCAACGGCATATTACATGAAGGAGAGACTTAGGCTTTTGTTTGAGTGTGCCAGTGAGAATAATGCCAGAACCGAATTGTACAACTGGATAAAAGAAGCCGAATCAAGTGGTATCAGAATTCTCAAAGAAGCTGCAAGACAATTGAGGATTTGGAGACGGCTTATCCTCAACTGGTACAAATATCCTATCAGTACAGGCAAAGTAGAAGCAGCGAACCGCAAAATTGGAACCCTGCAACGTAACGCATACGGATACAGAGATGAGGAATATCTAATGCTGAGAATATACCACCTACACAAATCAAACTACTCATTAACCGGATGA
- a CDS encoding 3'-5' exoribonuclease YhaM family protein, which yields MERVFIKDLKAGMDLDQIFLVTQPVLRSTSRGDLYIAMFLSDKTGKVNCRVWNATEDLYNQIPKEGFIRVRAKTELYQGSMQIVANGVFPVDQRDVKIMDFLPRTEYNITEMFEELKGFLSKIKHPHIKALIDEFLTDKDLMKQFCIAPAAVKMHHGYLGGLLEHTLSMMRSANALLPLYPNVQADIVIAGIFLHDMAKTEELSYELAFSYTRTGQLLGHIIQGTIMVDQKADMLLDKGIEMDKEILDQIQHILVAHHGKYEFGSPKLPATPEAIFVSYIDDLDAKLNFIDGAIENEAQDDEWTVWKPSNVNPGTRFYRKKIED from the coding sequence ATGGAGCGTGTGTTCATAAAAGACTTAAAGGCCGGCATGGACCTTGACCAGATATTCCTTGTAACTCAGCCGGTGCTTCGCAGTACCAGCCGCGGCGATCTCTACATAGCAATGTTTCTTTCAGACAAGACCGGCAAGGTGAACTGCCGCGTCTGGAACGCCACCGAAGATCTGTATAACCAGATACCCAAAGAAGGGTTTATCCGTGTCAGGGCCAAAACAGAGCTCTACCAGGGTTCAATGCAGATTGTTGCCAACGGGGTTTTTCCTGTTGATCAGAGAGATGTTAAGATAATGGATTTCCTTCCCCGTACTGAGTACAACATCACTGAAATGTTTGAGGAGCTCAAGGGGTTTCTCTCAAAAATAAAACATCCGCATATAAAAGCACTTATAGATGAGTTTCTCACGGACAAAGACCTGATGAAACAATTCTGCATTGCGCCGGCAGCAGTAAAGATGCATCACGGTTACCTGGGCGGGCTTCTGGAACACACCCTTTCCATGATGCGGTCTGCGAATGCGCTTTTGCCTCTGTATCCTAATGTTCAGGCAGATATTGTTATTGCCGGGATATTTTTGCACGATATGGCAAAGACAGAAGAGCTTTCTTACGAGCTGGCGTTCAGCTATACACGTACAGGCCAGCTGCTCGGGCATATCATTCAGGGAACTATAATGGTTGATCAGAAGGCTGATATGCTGCTGGATAAAGGGATTGAGATGGACAAAGAGATCCTGGACCAGATTCAGCATATACTTGTGGCGCATCACGGCAAGTACGAATTCGGCTCTCCAAAACTGCCGGCAACTCCCGAGGCGATCTTTGTAAGCTATATTGACGATCTTGATGCTAAGCTGAATTTCATAGACGGCGCTATCGAGAACGAAGCGCAGGACGATGAATGGACGGTCTGGAAGCCGAGTAATGTCAATCCGGGTACACGATTCTACCGCAAAAAGATTGAGGACTAA